Proteins from a genomic interval of Sporolactobacillus sp. Y61:
- a CDS encoding OsmC family protein → MTDFTFHAGGCWRGSWDGSGRIKAGNLENVISVDPSMGGAGTGTNPDELLLSALSSCYMITLGIRLHKENIVYDHISIQSEGSVTKKGGLHFESVTHRPIICLSGQITDHLRERLSFCIRQAEKDCMIAKAVHGNVRINVAPRFETVTG, encoded by the coding sequence TTGACTGATTTTACCTTCCATGCCGGCGGATGCTGGCGTGGTTCCTGGGACGGCAGCGGCCGGATCAAAGCCGGCAATCTGGAAAATGTGATTTCCGTCGATCCGTCGATGGGGGGAGCCGGTACAGGAACAAATCCTGATGAACTGCTGCTCAGTGCACTTTCTTCCTGCTATATGATCACGCTTGGCATTAGACTGCATAAGGAAAACATCGTTTATGACCATATTTCTATTCAGTCGGAAGGTTCAGTAACCAAAAAAGGGGGACTTCATTTTGAAAGTGTGACACACCGGCCGATCATCTGTCTTTCCGGACAAATCACTGATCATCTGCGTGAAAGGCTGTCCTTCTGCATCAGACAGGCTGAAAAAGACTGCATGATCGCAAAAGCCGTACACGGAAATGTGCGGATCAACGTAGCTCCGCGTTTTGAAACAGTAACAGGTTAA
- a CDS encoding phosphatase PAP2 family protein — MNQKNVAVRWLWLVLVSALLFLIFVLLVRVPEVRSLDNRLIQALDPFRTDTPIFFFSKITDFGASRLLIIIIILTSLFLIYKKRFVALVLLPLAFWAERGMNSLLKHWVMRDRPDFPHLVHETGYSFPSGHAMNAATVYGLLIILIAPLIRHRSMRRLWIALCLAMIVLIGFSRPFLRVHFFTDILAGYCMGGVFVGITALIVIFIDSRRGCR, encoded by the coding sequence ATGAATCAAAAAAATGTTGCCGTCCGCTGGCTGTGGCTGGTGCTTGTCAGTGCACTGCTGTTTCTGATCTTCGTTCTGCTTGTGCGGGTCCCGGAGGTCCGTTCTCTGGACAATCGCCTGATCCAGGCACTTGATCCGTTCAGGACAGACACCCCTATTTTTTTCTTCTCTAAAATAACGGATTTTGGGGCGAGCCGGCTGTTAATCATCATTATTATTCTGACTTCTCTTTTTCTTATTTATAAAAAGAGATTTGTGGCGCTGGTTCTGCTGCCGCTGGCTTTCTGGGCTGAACGGGGAATGAATTCACTTCTGAAACATTGGGTGATGCGGGATCGCCCTGATTTTCCCCACCTGGTCCATGAGACAGGTTACAGTTTTCCCAGCGGCCATGCCATGAACGCTGCCACAGTCTATGGACTCCTTATAATTCTGATTGCTCCGCTGATCCGTCACAGGTCCATGCGCAGACTCTGGATCGCGCTTTGTCTGGCGATGATCGTTCTGATCGGTTTCAGCCGGCCGTTCCTTCGTGTCCATTTTTTTACAGATATTCTTGCCGGTTACTGCATGGGCGGCGTATTTGTCGGAATAACTGCACTGATTGTCATTTTTATTGATTCCAGGCGCGGATGCCGTTAA